A region from the Arachis ipaensis cultivar K30076 chromosome B01, Araip1.1, whole genome shotgun sequence genome encodes:
- the LOC107609568 gene encoding uncharacterized protein LOC107609568, producing MEEVGPKLILVREEVQNEEVEEEMELGENEKEDIVREDEDLLKSKEPKRKNPLEEPTPIPFPSVAKKAKKHEELDPNVVQIFKNVEVIVPLFQAIQQVPKYAKFLKDVCTHKEKIGELGKSPVSNSISSLIQEKYSNPGPCLVTCVIGGMKFMDCMCDLGACVSIMPLSIYKKLNLVPLKRSGARFVLADKSKVSVVGIAENVLVNIQELLFPMDFHILETPPIDSDKPSSILLGRLFLKTSWFKLHAFSGAYAFEAEGKAVKFMLDGTMK from the coding sequence ATGGAGGAGGTTGGTCCTAAGCTTATACTTGTGAGGGAGGAGGTACAAAATGAAGAAGTTGAGGAGGAGATGGAGTTGGGTGAAAATGAGAAGGAAGATATTGTAAGAGAAGATGAGGATTTATTGAAGTCCAAAGAACCAAAGAGGAAAAATCCCCTTGAGGAGCCCACACCAATACCTTTTCCATCGGTGGCCAAGAAAGCTAAGAAGCATGAGGAACTTGATCCTAATGTGGTGCAAATTTTCAAGAATGTGGAGGTCATTGTTCCCCTTTTTCAAGCCATCCAACAAGTTCCGAAATACGCCAAATTCTTAAAGGATGTTTGTACTCACAAGGAGAAAATTGGTGAGTTAGGGAAGAGTCCGGTGAGCAATTCTATCTCTTCTCTCATTCAGGAAAAGTATAGTAATCCTGGTCCTTGTTTGGTAACTTGTGTGATTGGTGGAATGAAATTCatggattgtatgtgtgacttgggagcgtGTGTGAGTATCATGCCGCTTTCCATCTATAAGAAGTTGAACTTGGTACCATTAAAGCGGTCCGGAGCTAGATTTGTGTTGGCGGATAAGAGCAAAGTATCGGTTGTGGGTATTGCAGAAAATGTGTTGGTGAACATTCAAGAATTGTTATTTCCGATGGACTTCCATATCTTGGAAACACCTCCAATTGACTCGGATAAGCCATCTtccatcctacttggaagactaTTCTTGAAGACATCCTGGTTTAAGTTACATGCATTTTCGGGAGCTTATGCGTTTGAAGCCGAAGGAAAAGCGGTAAAGTTCATGTTGGATGGAACCATGAAATAA
- the LOC107609573 gene encoding uncharacterized protein LOC107609573, producing the protein MPGVKHRFCCMHMWRNLNKRWKNKELKATFWQCAKATTDQEFNDAMGAVKRINKQAWEYLSKFEQEQWSRSRFSDWPTVDSLTSNNCESFNSTIVGLRGKSILTMLEELRFYIMKTMATHKDSLMAYTGQIAPVQVSRLEKEKRQANYWEAQWCGDDEHNQFEVTKWQHRVRVNTRERTCSCKKWQLTGLTCYHGIAAIQRKNEKPEDYVHHKLTIEAYNRTYMFHINSIPSQEYWEHHKGLPCLPPPYKRPIGRPTKKRRKDSTEQSSDSQYKAKRRYGQITCQTCKRAGHNSRTCSDKASGTAAEEPDLDEDEAREQEANWEETMEAAHAAHVADEEELTQNHPQTQHDQVNVNDLFYLLILNCWICLHRRFDFMNAQTDAE; encoded by the exons ATGCCAGGGGTGAAGCACAGATTCTGTTGTATGCATATGTGGAGAAATCTGAACAAGAGATGGAAGAATAAGGAACTTAAGGCAACATTTTGGCAATGTGCAAAGGCAACTACTGATCAGGAATTTAATGATGCAATGGGAGCTGTGAAACGGATCAATAAACAGGCCTGGGAGTATTTGTCAAAATTTGAACAAGAACAGTGGTCGAGATCAAGGTTTTCAGACTGGCCAACGGTAGACAGTTTGACAAGCAACAACTGTGAGTCATTTAACTCAACAATCGTGGGACTTCGGGGGAAGAGCATCTTAACAATGCTTGAGGAGCTTAGGTTCTACATCATGAAGACAATGGCAACTCACAAAGACTCACTGATGGCTTATACTGGACAAATAGCCCCTGTACAAGTCAGTAGgttagagaaagaaaaaagacaaGCTAATTACTGGGAAGCACAATGGTGTGGTGATGATGAGCACAATCAGTTTGAAGTAACAAAATGGCAGCATAGAGTGAGAGTCAATACACGAGAGAGGACATGCTCATGCAAAAAATGGCAGCTCACTGGACTAACATGCTATCATGGGATTGCAGCAATTCAAAGAAAGAATGAGAAACCTGAAGACTATGTCCATCACAAGCTCACTATCGAGGCTTATAATAGGACTTATATGTTTCACATTAATAGCATACCGAGTCAGGAGTACTGGGAGCATCACAAAGGGCTGCCATGTCTGCCCCCTCCATACAAGAGGCCTATTGGCAGACCtacaaagaagagaagaaaggataGCACTGAGCAAAGTTCTGACAGCCAATACAAGGCCAAGAGAAGATATGGACAGATAACATGCCAAACCTGCAAAAGG GCTGGACATAATAGCAGAACTTGTTCTGACAAAGCAAGTGGAACAGCAGCTGAAGAACCAGATCTTGATGAGGATGAAGCTAGGGAGCAAGAAGCTAACTGGGAGGAGACCATGGAGGCTGCACACGCTGCACATGTTGCAGATGAGGAAGAGCTCACTCAAAACCATCCACAAACTCAGCATGATCAGGTAAATGTTAATGATTTATTTTACCTTCTTATACTAAACTGTTGGATCTGTCTCCATAGAAGATTTGATTTCATGAATGCACAAACTGATGCAGAATAA